Proteins found in one Cricetulus griseus strain 17A/GY chromosome X, alternate assembly CriGri-PICRH-1.0, whole genome shotgun sequence genomic segment:
- the LOC100768178 gene encoding E3 ubiquitin-protein ligase RNF138 isoform X2: protein MAEEESASTSYTEDDFYCPICQEVFRTPVRVAACQHVFCRKCFLTAMKESRVHCPLCRGNVTRRERACPERALDLETIMRSFPGNCRCCSQRVELYRMRQHYKTCEKYQDEFGVSSTVPSFQLSPDTVANSNSEASTSENAEAYQEEDHAEPADDQPTFDCPLCEEGNMTRQRLLDHCNTDHRGQVVPRHQFDYGDYVNLQLDEETQYQIAIEESFHVNI from the exons ATGGCCGAGGAAGAGTCTGCTTCCACGTCTTACACTGAAGATGATTTCTACTGTCCGATTTGCCAAGAAGTCTTCAGAACGCCGGTTCGGGTCGCGGCCTGTCAGCACGTTTTCTGTAGAAAATGTTTCCTGACTGCAATGAAGGAGAGCCGGGTCCATTGCCCCCTGTGCCGTGGAAATGTGACCAGAAGAGAAAGAGCATGTCCAGAGAGGGCTCTAGACCTCGAGACCATCATGAGAAGTTTTCCTGGTAATTGCCGATGCTGTTCCCAACGTGTTGAACTCTATCGCATGAGACAGCATTACAAAACTTGCGAAAAGTACCAAGATGAGTTTGGAGTTTCTTCAACTGTTCCAAGCTTCCAGCTGTCTCCAGATACCGTGGCCAACAGCAACAGTGAGGCGTCCACCTCTGAAAATGCCGAAGCTTATCAAGAGGAAGATCACGCAGAACCAGCCGATGATCAGCCCACCTTTGATTGCCCTCTCTGTGAAGAAGGAAACATGACCAGACAGCGTTTGCTGGATCATTGCAACACCGACCACAGAGGTCAAGTTGTTCCA AGGCACCAATTTGACTACGGGGATTACGTCAATCTTCAGCTGGACGAGGAAACTCAGTACCAGATTGCTATTGAGGAGTCTTTCCATGTTAACATCTAG
- the LOC100768178 gene encoding E3 ubiquitin-protein ligase RNF138 isoform X1, translating into MAEEESASTSYTEDDFYCPICQEVFRTPVRVAACQHVFCRKCFLTAMKESRVHCPLCRGNVTRRERACPERALDLETIMRSFPGNCRCCSQRVELYRMRQHYKTCEKYQDEFGVSSTVPSFQLSPDTVANSNSEASTSENAEAYQEEDHAEPADDQPTFDCPLCEEGNMTRQRLLDHCNTDHRGQVVPVICPICLSLPWGDPTQLTRNFVSHLNQRHQFDYGDYVNLQLDEETQYQIAIEESFHVNI; encoded by the coding sequence ATGGCCGAGGAAGAGTCTGCTTCCACGTCTTACACTGAAGATGATTTCTACTGTCCGATTTGCCAAGAAGTCTTCAGAACGCCGGTTCGGGTCGCGGCCTGTCAGCACGTTTTCTGTAGAAAATGTTTCCTGACTGCAATGAAGGAGAGCCGGGTCCATTGCCCCCTGTGCCGTGGAAATGTGACCAGAAGAGAAAGAGCATGTCCAGAGAGGGCTCTAGACCTCGAGACCATCATGAGAAGTTTTCCTGGTAATTGCCGATGCTGTTCCCAACGTGTTGAACTCTATCGCATGAGACAGCATTACAAAACTTGCGAAAAGTACCAAGATGAGTTTGGAGTTTCTTCAACTGTTCCAAGCTTCCAGCTGTCTCCAGATACCGTGGCCAACAGCAACAGTGAGGCGTCCACCTCTGAAAATGCCGAAGCTTATCAAGAGGAAGATCACGCAGAACCAGCCGATGATCAGCCCACCTTTGATTGCCCTCTCTGTGAAGAAGGAAACATGACCAGACAGCGTTTGCTGGATCATTGCAACACCGACCACAGAGGTCAAGTTGTTCCAGTCATTTGCCCGATTTGCCTGTCTCTTCCATGGGGAGACCCTACTCAACTTACGAGGAATTTCGTTAGTCACCTAAACCAGAGGCACCAATTTGACTACGGGGATTACGTCAATCTTCAGCTGGACGAGGAAACTCAGTACCAGATTGCTATTGAGGAGTCTTTCCATGTTAACATCTAG
- the LOC100768178 gene encoding E3 ubiquitin-protein ligase RNF138 isoform X4, with protein sequence MAEEESASTSYTEDDFYCPICQEVFRTPVRVAACQHVFYTVANSNSEASTSENAEAYQEEDHAEPADDQPTFDCPLCEEGNMTRQRLLDHCNTDHRGQVVPVICPICLSLPWGDPTQLTRNFVSHLNQRHQFDYGDYVNLQLDEETQYQIAIEESFHVNI encoded by the exons ATGGCCGAGGAAGAGTCTGCTTCCACGTCTTACACTGAAGATGATTTCTACTGTCCGATTTGCCAAGAAGTCTTCAGAACGCCGGTTCGGGTCGCGGCCTGTCAGCACGTTTTCT ATACCGTGGCCAACAGCAACAGTGAGGCGTCCACCTCTGAAAATGCCGAAGCTTATCAAGAGGAAGATCACGCAGAACCAGCCGATGATCAGCCCACCTTTGATTGCCCTCTCTGTGAAGAAGGAAACATGACCAGACAGCGTTTGCTGGATCATTGCAACACCGACCACAGAGGTCAAGTTGTTCCAGTCATTTGCCCGATTTGCCTGTCTCTTCCATGGGGAGACCCTACTCAACTTACGAGGAATTTCGTTAGTCACCTAAACCAGAGGCACCAATTTGACTACGGGGATTACGTCAATCTTCAGCTGGACGAGGAAACTCAGTACCAGATTGCTATTGAGGAGTCTTTCCATGTTAACATCTAG
- the LOC100768178 gene encoding E3 ubiquitin-protein ligase RNF138 isoform X3, which translates to MAEEESASTSYTEDDFYCPICQEVFRTPVRVAACQHVFCRKCFLTAMKESRVHCPLCRGNVTRRERACPERALDLETIMRSFPGNCRCCSQRVELYRMRQHYKTCEKYQDEFGVSSTVPSFQLSPDTVANSNTDDQPTFDCPLCEEGNMTRQRLLDHCNTDHRGQVVPRHQFDYGDYVNLQLDEETQYQIAIEESFHVNI; encoded by the exons ATGGCCGAGGAAGAGTCTGCTTCCACGTCTTACACTGAAGATGATTTCTACTGTCCGATTTGCCAAGAAGTCTTCAGAACGCCGGTTCGGGTCGCGGCCTGTCAGCACGTTTTCTGTAGAAAATGTTTCCTGACTGCAATGAAGGAGAGCCGGGTCCATTGCCCCCTGTGCCGTGGAAATGTGACCAGAAGAGAAAGAGCATGTCCAGAGAGGGCTCTAGACCTCGAGACCATCATGAGAAGTTTTCCTGGTAATTGCCGATGCTGTTCCCAACGTGTTGAACTCTATCGCATGAGACAGCATTACAAAACTTGCGAAAAGTACCAAGATGAGTTTGGAGTTTCTTCAACTGTTCCAAGCTTCCAGCTGTCTCCAGATACCGTGGCCAACAGCAACA CCGATGATCAGCCCACCTTTGATTGCCCTCTCTGTGAAGAAGGAAACATGACCAGACAGCGTTTGCTGGATCATTGCAACACCGACCACAGAGGTCAAGTTGTTCCA AGGCACCAATTTGACTACGGGGATTACGTCAATCTTCAGCTGGACGAGGAAACTCAGTACCAGATTGCTATTGAGGAGTCTTTCCATGTTAACATCTAG